The Phosphitispora fastidiosa DNA segment GGCAGCAAGAATACTGATAACATACTGATACATTTCCAGCTCCGCATCTTCATCACAAGGGACCACACTGCCTGAAGCAACAGCTTTATACAGGGGAGTCTCAGGCTCAACCTTGAGACCATAGGCAGAAATATGTGCCGGTGACAGGTTCAGCACCCGGTCAAGGGTCTCCTGCCAGTCCTGCCCCGTCTGCCCCGGAATCCCGTAGATGAGGTCACAGCTAATATTGTCAATTCCTTCATCCCTGCAAGCCTTAACTGCTTCAGTAACTTGGGCAAAGGAATGGATTCTGCCGAGAAATGAAAGAATTCTTGATTGAAATGCCTGGACCCCTATACTTATTCGGTTAACCCCGGCTCGTCTCATCAGGGCAAATTTCTCTCTGGTTACTGTGCCCGGGTTGCATTCAACGGTTATTTCCGCATCATCCCTGATTCTAAAATACCTGCGGCAGTTTTCCAGTATCAGGGCCAGGTGTTGTCCACTCAACAGAGAGGGGGTCCCCCCTCCCAGGAAAACCGTCCTGACCTCCCTTTGGTCAGCCGGCATTTTCCCGGCATGCAGCTTCATTTCCCTTTCAAGGGCATAAACATAAGACGCAGCCAAACCTGCGTCATAAGGATAAGATATAAAATCACAGTAGTTGCATTTTTGCAGGCAAAAGGGAACATGTATATATATCCCGATAGACATATTAATCACCCGTATTTGGCGGCCGGTCGCTAATCCATTTTAAGCACTGCCATAAATGCTTCCTGGGGTATCTCGACATTGCCCACCTGTTTCATGCGTTTTTTTCCCTCTTTTTGCTTTTCCAGCAGTTTCCGTTTCCGTGAAATATCCCCGCCATAGCACTTGGCCAGCACATTTTTTCTCAAGGCCTTTACCGTCTCACGGGCAATAACCTTATTTCCTATTGTAGCCTGGATAGGAATTTCAAACATGTGCCTGGGAATAATGTCTTTGAGTTTTTCCGCCAGATTACGCCCTCTGGCATAGGACTTATCGGTATGGACTATAGATGACAGGGCATCAACTACCTCACCCGATACCAGGATATCGAGTTTTACCAGCCTTGATTCCCGGTATCCGCAAAACTCATAATCCAATGACCCATAACCCTTGGTCCGTGATTTTAAAAGGTCGAACAGATCGTAAATTATCTCAATCAGCGGCATTTCATATGTCAGCATAACCCTAGCCTCACTCATATATTCCATATTTTGGAAAATACCGCGCTTTTCCTGGGCCAAATCCATAACCGCCCCCACATAATCGTTGGGAACCATAATGGTAGCCTTAACAAAAGGTTCTTCCATTTGTTCAATGTTTTGCATCGGAGGCAGATTGGTCGGGTTATCAATTTCGATAACCTCACCATTTGTTTTGGTGATCCGGAAAATAACGCTGGGTGCAGTTGTAATCAGGTCAAGTCCGTATTCCCTCTCAAGGCGTTCCTGGATAATCTCCATATGCAGCAGTCCCAGGAAACCCAGCCTGAACCCAAAACCCAGAGCCACCGAATTTTCCGCTTCAAACATTAGTGAAGCATCGTTTAGCCTGAGCTTTTCCAGGGCGTCCCGGAGATCATCATAATCTGCCCCGTCGACAGGATACAGCCCGCTGAATACCATGGGAGTAATTTTCCGATATCCAGGCAAGGGCTTGTCAGTAGGTTTGTCAGCCCCGGTAATGGTATCTCCAACCTGAACATCCTTAACATTCTTGATACTGGCTGCAATAAAACCGACATCACCCACACCCAGTTCACCGACTGTGGTCAGAAATGGCCTGAAAATACCTACCTCATTGACTTCAAAAGCCTTGCCGCCGGCCATAAACCTTACTTTCATGCCCTGCTTCACCAGCCCGTCAACAACCCTGACATACGCGATAACCCCTTTATAGGAGTCATAATGGGAGTCAAATACCAGCGCCTTCAGAGGGGCGTTTTCAACCCCCACCGGAGGAGGCACTTTCTGTACTATCTGTTCCAGTATCTCCTTAATCCCTGTGCCGTCCTTTGCAGAAGCAAGTACAGCATCACTGGTATCCAGGCCGATAATATCTTCAATTTCACTTTTCACCCGGTCAGGGTCGGCGCTGGGCAAATCAATCTTATTAATTACCGGAATAATCTCCAGGTTATGTTCCAGGGCCAGGTATACATTGGCCAAGGTCTGAGCCTCAATTCCCTGAGCCGCATCAACAACCAGAATAGCGCCTTCACAGGCAGCCAGGCTGCGGGAAACCTCATAGGTAAAGTCAACATGTCCCGGTGTATCAATCAGGTTCAGGGTGTATGTCTCACCATCGTCAGCCTGATAGAACAGCCTTACGGCCTGAGCCTTAATGGTAATCCCGCGTTCCCGCTCCAAATCCATGGTATCAAGTATCTGATCCGCCATCTCCCTCTGGGTAAGGGCTCCGGTAGCCTCAAGGAGCCGGTCTGCCAGAGTGGATTTGCCGTGATCGATATGGGCAATTATGCAAAAATTTCTGGTTTTATTATGTTTGTCCACCGATATTTCTCTCCCTTATAAAGGCCAGTAGATGGCCTCCTTCTCTTTATACCTTTTTGAACTTTCTGCGCAGCAGATTAATAATCACCTGTGTTTCCTCCAGGCGGCACAAAAGAATTGCCACCACATATACAACCAGTCCGGCGCCAATGGAAACCCCGACCTGAATCAGTTGATTGGAGGCATCCTGCAGGTCAAGGAACGTTCCCAGGTAATAAGCGACAGCATAAGCGACCACACCCATAACTGCTGACGATCCCAAAATAAGAAAGAATGATCTGGTAGTTTTCCGTAGATCAATAGGCCCGATTTTCCGGCGCAGAAAATACAATAGCAGCACCATGTTATATATTCCGGTCAGGGAAAAAGCCAGCGCAAGTCCTCTTTCGGCCATCACAGGGCGTAGTAGAAGATTAAGCGCTATATTTATGACTATTGTGGAAATTGCTATTAAAACGGGTCTCAAGGTATCCTGAAATGCATAGAAGGCTCTGGTGATGATCCAGATAGCTGCCTGAGCGAAAAGCCCCACACAATAAAAAACCAGGGCATATGCCGTTAACTTTGTTGCGCCATGAGTAAATTCTCCGCGTTCAAACAGCATCCTGATAATTGGTTCACTGAGGACCGCCAGTCCCACCGATGCCGGTATGATTACCAGAAAAATTGAGCGGAGTCCCATGGAAAGGGTATTTTTAAAATCAGTCATTTCCCTGCGGGCCGCCTGGGAGGTCATGGTGGGGAACACCGCAACTGCAATGGACCCGGCAAAAACACCCAGGGGAAGCCACATCAACCGGTTGGCCAGTCTCAGCGCCGTTATGCTGCCTTCATTAATGGTTGAAGCTATGGTCTGGTTTACAATCAGATTGACCCTGTTGGCTGCCATCCCCAGCATGGCCGGGAGCATCAGGATAAGCATTTTCCGGACCCCGGGGTGACGGAGATTCAGGGTAAATTTGTACCTTAACCCCATTTTGTATAATACAGGCAGCTGAATTACCAGATTAGCAACGTGACCCACTACTACCCCAACGGCAAAAGCCATAATGCCCCACTGTTTCGCAAAAAGGAGGCCAAACAGGATAATAAAAAAATTATATGCTACCGAACCAATCGCAGGGGCGGCGAAGTGTTTGTAAGAATTAAGGATACCCATTATAAGACCGTTAAGGGCCAGAATCACAAAAGCAGGAAACATGATCCTGGTTAGACTGACAGCCAGTTCCAGGGTTTCCCCGGAAAAATTATAGGCCACAAGCTTTGTCAGTGGAACTGCAAAAACCATCCCAAATACAATACAGACAGCCATTAAAAGAACAGTCAGGTTTATCATTGTACTGGCTATTTCCCACGCCTCTTCTTCCCTGTCGGTAGCCAGATAACCGGAAAAAACGGGGATAAAAGCGGCGCTCAGAATCCCGCCGACCAGAAGATCGTAAAACAGATCAGGGATAGTGAAAGCAGCCAAAAATGCATCTGTCTGCCAACTGGCGCCAAAAGACGAAGCCAGGACAGCCTCCCTGACATAACCAAGCACCCGGGAAAGCATCATGGCTAACATCAGTATGCCTGCTGCCTGGGCTACCTTTTTGCCTGTGGACATTATGTACTGTTCCCCTTTCCACAACCCATTCAATTACCTTTAATTAATATACCACTTTTGGGTTATCTGGAAAAGGAGAATTTAATGAACGAGGTCATTTTTTTTGCGTTCAGCCCTTTCCAGAAGTACTTCCCCCGTTTTTACTATCCGGCTGCAAAATAGCCTCACATTCTCCCTCTTCTCCCGGTATATCTCATTGAACCCCGGAGCCAGCGGCTCTCCTGTCATCCTGCCGCAGGCAATCAGGGACTTGTTCACCCCTGCTCCAATAGTCAGAACAAGAAATATCAGAGCCACCATTATAAGTGTCCTGTCTCTCAAACCAAATTCCACCCCTGTTCGTGAATTTCCCTTAAACAATTATAATATTGTTCATTTACGCGAAATTTATTCGTAAAACAATTGAGAGGCTGCTGAACTTTGTCAGCAGCCTCTCAAAATCGCGCTATTAGATAAGGCAGGAACCATCCTTGAGCTGGTCTTTGACTCGAAGCTGGGCGGCAGCCAACTGGCAGGAACCGTCCTTAGCCTGGTCTTTGGTGCGCAGCTGGGCGGCAGATAACTGGCAGGTCTCATCCCGAAGCCGGTCACAGTCCCCCTTAAGGCCCCCAAGGCATGCCCAGGAAAATGTCATACTGAAAACAAATACTGACACCAAAAGTGGAGTTATAAGCTTCTTCAAAACTATGTACCTCCTTCATTCTTTTATTGTCAGCTGACTTATTATTAATACGCACTAATTTCCGTAGTTTAATACCGTTGTTCTAAGAAATAATTAATATTTTTTACATTATTGGCATTAGTTTACTTCACTCGCTAGTTTCTTCCGCGGCTTGAGCCATGTCATTAAGTACGGCTACCACAACATTGGCAAACAGGCGGCCTGAAGCAACCGCCTCATCAGTGGCATTCTTGGCGCTGCCTATTTCCACCAGCAGCGCTCTCGGGCTGTACTGCTGATGGTATCTGCCCTCTTTAGTGGTGATACCCCTGGAGAGTCCGGGATACATAGCATCCATTTTAGCGGCAATTTCCCGGGCAAACTCGAGATTTTCCTGCCAGTGGGGATGGTCGGCCCTGGCATCGGTACCAACAATGATAAGTATTCGGGCCACCTGTTGACCATGAATGGTGACCAGACTTTGCTCCCGTGTAACTGCTCCGTCGCGGTGAATATCGAAGACCATCTCAAGGCCTGGATTACCTTCTAATAGCTGTTTGACCGTTTTTTCCGACTCCGCATATGATTTGTTAAATGACGTATCATGAAGCTTATCAGAATATACAACAGGTATACCGTAATCCTCCTCAATTGCCTTCTTTATCTCTCCGGTCACCAGAGCTATCCCGCCGGCTTTTCCCTTCAAGTGAGCCAGTCCGTCGGTAAGTTCAAAGGTTTCACTGGTATGAGTATTATACAGGGCTATCAAAGGGGTGTCGGACTTAACCCGGTTTTCTACCGGCAGCGCACTACCTGCAGCGCCCTCGGTCTCCTGTGAGCTGCCTGCCGGAAGCTGCCCCTCCCCCGGATCCTCCAAAACCTCATCCGGCCCGGTTTCATCATAGGTGTCAGCAGTTGCCGGGGTAACCTCCATCATCGGGATTTCTGACTTCAGATAAGTCAGGGGATCATCCAGCTTGACACCGGAAAGAGTATTCAAACTAATCCGCAGCAGGCTTTTCCTGCGCTGTACCGCAGCCGGCTGTCCCGAGTCAGATGCTGCCAAAACGGGCAGTTCAGCTCTGAGAAGAGTTTTTAGAGTTTCATTGCCGACATTTTGTGAAAGACCCTGTACCAGATTTCTGCCTTTTTCATAATAATACTTGGAACTGAGCGCTGTAATATAAGGCCCCTCAGCGGCAGGAAACTGTCCGGCAATAACAGCAGTAAAAATAACTAAAATGGCGAAAAAAAATAATCCAAGATTTCTCACCAGAGGTACAATGCTGTCTGCTTTTACCTGCCTCATTTTAACCACTCCTTGTCTACCCAATTATATTCGGCAGTCAAGGCATTTATGACCTTTTGCCTCCCTGGTCCCGTAATTAAATGAGGCGTTACTTTTTTATGCATGGATTTAGGAAGGGGCAGATGTGTTCCGGAAGAACGAGTCTGACGTCCGTTTGTCGGTTCCCGCTATGCGGGAACCGGTCAGGGGCCTCCCCGATTCGTCGGAGTCTCACGCTGGTTTTTAGTGTGAGACGACGGTAACGAATTGGGGACCAAACTGAGTCGTCAGGGGGTCCCCCCAATCCGTCGAAACGGCGGCCCTTCTTAAGGGTCGGGGTTTCGGTAACGGATTGGGGGCCCGTTCTGGAGGAATATATCTGCCCCTTCCTAAAAATAGGTAAAAAAAGAGGCCCCATTTGGTTATGGGACGCTCTTCTTCTCCCTGACACAAGACCAATTATCTGATCATTGTAGGTACAAAGGCATCGATTATTCCGATGACAAATGCGGCCAATAATGCCCCAATCACAGAGACATCCAGGTACGCAGGGATGATGAACTTGGCCAGATAAATTACCACGGCTGCTGTTGCAAATCCAACTAAACCGCGGTTCTGGGGAGACACCTTGTCACCCAGTAGTTTTTCAACAACATATCCAAGAATTGCAATAATTGCAGCAGCAATAAGAGCCCCGGTAAAGCCTGCAATCTCAATTCCCGGAAGGATATAAGACACAAGCAGCAGCACCAGGGCAGAAACTATAAACCTTACTATGAAGCCTATCCATTCACGCATCTTTTTCACCTCCTTCACAGAGCCTAAATCTAGGTTTGACCAAAAATAACCGGACTATACATTTATGTGCTTGCATTTTTTAAATGGTCATGGTAAAATGTAGATTGTCACTTGAGAAAGTTACACTTTACTATATAGGTTTTTTTATGTTTGAGGAGGTGAAAAGCCAGTGGCAAACATTAAATCAGCTATCAAAAGAATTGAACTTATCCGGAAAAATACCGTACGCAACACCGCAATTAAAACAGGTGTGAAAACCCGTTTACGTAAATTTGTTGAAGCTGAGAACAAAGACGAAGCCGCTAATGCTTTTAAACAGGCAGTAACTGCTCTGGATAAGGCAGTTGCCAAAGGTGTTTTACATAAAAACACTGCTGCCCGCAAGAAATCCAGACTGGCTAAAAGATTAAACAATATGGCTCAATAAATTGGCTAAAGCTGATTGGATTGAAAAATGGACATAAGCAATAAAAAGGCTCACCAAAAGTGAACCTTTTTAAACAGGCTGTTGACAAAATCAACAGCCTTTTTCAATCCTTTTAAAAATAAATTAAAGGTAAGCTTCGAAAATGGCGGTGGTGTAAGGTGAGGTGTTGTACCATTACACATTCCCGGGAGCCTGCCTATCCTTTCTCACACAGAGCAATAATCAATAATTCCAGAGCCAATACCGCTTCCTGTTTTCCACCCTTGATGTCAGCATCAGTCTCAAGAATTTTTTCCAGAGAAGACTTAAGTTCCCCGGGAGTAAAATTCCGCGCCTGGCCGATACACTTCTGAGCTACAAATGGATGAACCTGCATCAAGCCTGCCGTTTCCCTTGCCGAAACACCGGTTTCCAGGAGGCTTTTGGCCTGAAGCAGCAGCCTGCATTGGCGGGCTACCATATAGAGTATCCTGATAACCGGTTCACCGAGAAAGACCATCTCTCGGGCCAGCCTGATGGCTTTACTGTAATTGCGGTCTCCCACAGCATCAACCAGCTCAAAAATGCTCAGCTCGGCTGTCTTGCTGACCATCATTTCCACGTCCGCAGCGGTAATAGCGCTGCTCTCCGAATAGCAGGCCAGCTTTTCAAGCTCAGTTCTAAGCTGACGCAGGTTACTGCCGGCAGCCGTGACAAGTCCCGCCGCTGCTGCAGGATCAATTGTTTTCCCCAGTTTCCTGGCGGTCCGATTTATCCATTCAGTCAGGTCACGCCCCTTCAATTGAGCAAATTGAACAACCTGACCATTTTTCTCAATCCTTTTGTATATTTTTCGTTTCCTGTCCACCGAATCCGAGCAGAAAATCAGGCAGGTCGAATCAACAGGGCTTTCCAGGTACCCGATGAGGGTATCCTGTGACGAATCAGGCTTTTCTCCATCTGCCTCATCCTGTTCCCCTTTGTCACCTTTTTTCTGACTTTTACGTTTTGCTTTAAAGAACTCAGCATTTTTAACAATGACCAGCCTTTTCTCAGCCAGAAAAGGCAGGGTCGTGGCCATGTTAATGATTGACTCCATAGGTGTATCCCGACCGTCGATAATGTCCATGTTAAAGTCACGGCATTCATCCGGGAGCAGGGATTTAAACTTTTCCAGGTACTGGTCCCTAAGGTAGGTTTCCTCTCCGTAAAACAGGTACAGCGGAGAAATTAGCTGCCTTTTCAGACTGTTTTCCAATGCCTTAATATCCAATTCGATTCATCCCTTTTGTAGTAGTGACTTTGTAACCATATCCGTCCGACCTGACAGTAACAGCGCCATCCCGATCTGTCCTGACAACCCTTATATTCATCTGCTTCAGGCCCTCCAGGACTTTCGGTGAAGGATGCCCGAAAAGGTTTTGACCAACACTTATCACTGCAATCTCAGGATCAGCCGCCCGAAAAAAATCCTCTGTCCATGCATTACCGCTTCCATGGTGGGGTATCTTGACAATTTCTGCCCCGCAGTCCTGACCGCTTGCACTAATTGCCTCCAGGGGGACAGTTTCAGCATCACCGGTAAACATTATCCTAAAATCCCGGTATCCCAGCCTGATTACCAGTGAATCATCATTGGCATTAACAGCTGTACTGCCATTGGGGCTTAAAACCTCAAGGATTATGTCTTCGCCAAAATATATGTTTTCTCCTCCACTAACCTCTCTGATTTCAATATTCCTCTCGATTAATTTTTGTTTCAGCTCGACACCTTCCGCATACTGGGCAAACTGTGGAGCCACCACTATGGCCTTAATCTTGATTTTACCAAGCAAAGCTGATGCTCCCTGGATGTGATCCAAATGCGGATGGGTGAGCACCAAAATATCTATATCATTGACTCCCTTTCTGTTAAGAAAAGGAAGCAGTATTTGTTTTCCGACATCAAACCCTGTTGGGCTATCAGGAAAACCTCCCGTGTCTATGAGGAGATTCCTGCCTCCTGGGCTTTGCACCAATGCAGCATCACCCTGACCGACATCTATAAATGTTACTTCCAAAATTCCCGACTTGCTGTATGCCATCCCGCCCCACAGCAGAACCACCAACACACCCAGGGCTGCCAGGACAAGCGCCGAACGGTTAAGATACCACAGTCGCTTTGCCCTGATACGGAGTTCATAATTCCTGAAAAATTCTATCAGAAGGCCCAAGGTTAGGTAATAGCAGGTGATTTTTATAATGCCCGGCGGTCTGAGATTTATGGCTGCAAATGGCAGCCCTGCCAACACTCCGGCTGCCAACAAGGCGACATCCAGAACCGCAGCAGCTGAAATACTTAGAATTTCGGCCGGTGGATTCCAGAAAAGCCCCAAAATAGCTGCGATGCCGCCCAGAAGCATGACAATACTTATCAGGGGTACTATTATCAGGTTAGCCGGAAGAAAAAAAAGCGAAAAATAATTAAAATAATATGCCGTCACTGGAAATACTGCAATTTGAGCTGCAAAGGCAACTGATGAAGCCTGGCCCAGTGGAGGCAAAATCCTGTTAAGCCTTTTAAACAATGGAGCCAGGCAAAGTATGCCCCATGCAGCCAAGAACGATAATTGAAAACCCGGCTCGAATAATGCCAAAGGATTTGTTATCAAAATTATCAGCCCTGCCAGGCTCATAGAGCTTGGCCAGTCATACTCCTGACGGACATACCTTACCAAGAGCAATACCCAGGCCATAATCAGCGCCCGTGTCACCGCAGGACCCGCGCCTGCCATTAAGGCATATAACCCGGTAGTAGCCGCTGCCAAAGCATCACACACCGGTTTCCTTAACCCCAGGGTATTCCCTGCCAGGATAATAAAACCTGCCACCAGGCCGACATGGTATCCCGAAACCGAAAGTATGTGGGCAACACCTGCTAAAGCCATATCTTCTTTTATTTCCGGATTAATCCTCCCGGTAGAACCGAATAGAATTCCTTCCATCAGAGCTGCCTGCTTCTCAGGCATATTTTTGTTTATCACCGAGACTAATTTCCCCTTCAGTCCAATACTAAACTTCACCAGAGGATTTACCGTGCCTGTCCCAATTTTGCTCAGTCCTGCTCCGTTCCTTGATTTAAGTACCAGACGAATCCCTCTATCCTCCAGGTACTTCTTATAATTAAATTCCCCGGGGTTTCCGGGATCTTCGGTTTTTTGAAGCACTCCCGCAACCTGCAGCCTGTCTCCATAACCAAATTCCGGTCCTGGCCCCTTTATGGTAACAAGCACCCGCCCTCTGGGCCGGAATCCTGTCACAGCCCGGGTGCCGTCACTGTGTATAGAGTACTCAATCATTTCGGTTTTCACGACATAGTCCGTCCTGTCAACGCGCCTGTCCGGCTCAGTGATCACTGTTCCGGTAAAGACCGTGTATCTGCCGGCCAGGAAATCAATGCTGCCTTCCAAAACATATAATTCAAGACGACACATAAAAATCCCGCACAATAGCGCCGCCGCATAAAAGTATAATCTTATATTACCCTTTGCAGCAATCTCAGCCTTTGCGGCAAATCTTTTGACTGCTGCCCCGGCTGCCGCAAGAAGAACACCACATAACAGCAGATATGCAGGGAGATGGAGAAGATATCCGATAATTATTCCTGATGTGTAAAATATCAGCATCAGTACCAGGGGTCTGGACATAGTTCACCTCCGCATTTCCTATATTGTCAAACAGTAATCTGGTCTTTGATATCACTGTACTTCTTCTCCCCAATACCCGAGACATTCATTATTTCCCGGATATCCTTAAACCCTCCCTGCTGCTTACGCCGGTCAATAATTTTCTGTGCTGTTGCCGGGCCTATCCCCGGCAGTCTAACAAGTTCCGCAGCTCCGGCCGTATTGATATTTATTTTGCCGGTTTTTCTGCCGTTTCCTGTCTGGACAGTATTACCGCTCGCCCCGGACGCAGTTGAAATTCCTGCCGATGCGGCCGCCTCGCCCCTGCGGGGAACAATAACCTGCTGCTGGTCCAGCATCACTTCAGCCAGGTTTATACCTGCCAGGTCTGCATCTTTGGCTGGAACTGCCTTGTTTACCCCTTCCAATACCCTGGCATTTTCAGCAAAGGTATATACTCCCGGCTTCTCGACGGCGCCGGCGACATGTACGTTAATTACAGGGTCAACTTTATCGCTTACTTCGCCTTGACCCTCCGCTCCATCTGGTCCCAGGGCATCTTCAGTACTTTTTTCCTGTTCCGAATCCGCCTGGGCAATAACCGGTCTGAAGTTTTTTTGCTCCTTCATTTGGCCTGCCTTAAATCCAATCCCAAACACGATTGCACAAAGAAGGGCCACTCCCATTAACAGATGTTTCCTATCAATTGTCCACATGTACCCCACCCCAACAACTCTGTAATTTTTTACTGTATTTATTATATCTTACATCATTTGTTTTTTTTGTCATTTTTTGTCGTCAATATATTTTTTTAAAGGAAGGGTTTTCTATTCAACATTCAGGAGCAATATTTTGTCGCTTAACATAATATACAGAAGAAACTTATTATGTTATCAAACTGCCAATTACAAGGAATTGAAGCAGCAACTTAGGAGGGTAGATTATTTCCAGTTAAATTTGAGTCAATGAGGAGGTATAAATATTTATGTACTATCGCAATGATTTCTATGACCCTTATAACGTCCCGGCAAGAATTGACGGCGGGTTTGGCGGACCTGGCGGACTTGGCGGATTCCACAAGTTTCCCTTTTTCCCCTTCTTTCCATTCTTTCCGTTCTTCCCGTTCTTTCCGTTCTTCCCCTGGGGAGGGTTTGGGGGAGGGTTTGGCGGAGGCTGGGGCTGGTAAAAAAAACAGTTCCGGCAAGGTATAATTAAAGTGTTTCCTGTCTATACTGGTAATGTAAACCAAAAGCGGAGGAAACACTATGAATAAAGAAGTTCTACTGAAACAAATAGGTTCAGACCTGAAAATGTTTGAGGATTATCTTAAGTCAGTTAAACAGAAAAAATCCCCCACTAATAAGAAACAGGCAAAATAGGGCGCAACAGTGCGCCCTATTTTGCCTTAGAAACACTCTTTGCGCCTTAGCGTCGTGCTGCAACCTGTCCCAAGACTTCCTGTTTAAGCCTGTCCAGTCCTATGCGGTCAATCAATTCTCCTATGCGTTCATTGTGTTTCCCGTTATCCTTATACCATTTAATAATCTTATCAACCAAATCTAACACCTGGTCCGGTTCCAGCTCTGCAGCGATTTTATCACCAAGTCTGGGATTAAGTCCTGCATTTCCGCCAACCATTAAAACATAGCCCTTGGGTGTACCCATAATTCCAAGGTCCCTGACAGCAGGCTCTGAACACGAGTTCTGACAGCCGCTGACAGCTATCTTAAATTTACTGGGCAGGTCCATGCCATGGTATTTTTTATCCAGTTCCAGACCCAGACCTACTGCATCTTGTTGACCGCGTTTACAGAATGTAGTCGCCGGACAAATTTTTATACTTCTGACACAAAGCCCCGCCGCATGACCGGGGTCCATCTGCAGGTCATTCCATGCTTTTTCCACATCACCGTGTTTTAGTCCCACAATTGCTATTCTTTGGGCTGAGGTGCATTTCAGCGCTGCCGCATGATACCTTTCAGCAACATCTGCAATTTTACGCAGGGTTTCCACATTAGTTATCCCTCCGGGCATATGAGGCACAATGGCAAATGTCTCTTTGTCCCTCTGTAAAACGGCGCCTCTAGGCTGAGCCAAAGCTCGGGCAGCAGTTGACATTTCTCCCTGTTCAACAGCATTGAGTTTCTGCAGGAGATCTGCCTCGGAAACCCCATGGGTTCTGGCAGCCCCGGCAACTGTCTCCCCTGTAGCAGAAGGGCAGCCCAGGCACTGCATCCCTAAAGACCTGAAAACATCGGCCGTTTTTGGGTTTGCCTTCAGGATATCCCCCACAGTCATATCTCTGGTGATATTCATGTAATTTTTCCTCCTTTGCAACGAACCAAAATGGCCGCCGGCTATGATACTATTGTTTACCGGCCCGAAACAT contains these protein-coding regions:
- the holA gene encoding DNA polymerase III subunit delta, with amino-acid sequence MDIKALENSLKRQLISPLYLFYGEETYLRDQYLEKFKSLLPDECRDFNMDIIDGRDTPMESIINMATTLPFLAEKRLVIVKNAEFFKAKRKSQKKGDKGEQDEADGEKPDSSQDTLIGYLESPVDSTCLIFCSDSVDRKRKIYKRIEKNGQVVQFAQLKGRDLTEWINRTARKLGKTIDPAAAAGLVTAAGSNLRQLRTELEKLACYSESSAITAADVEMMVSKTAELSIFELVDAVGDRNYSKAIRLAREMVFLGEPVIRILYMVARQCRLLLQAKSLLETGVSARETAGLMQVHPFVAQKCIGQARNFTPGELKSSLEKILETDADIKGGKQEAVLALELLIIALCEKG
- a CDS encoding DNA internalization-related competence protein ComEC/Rec2; its protein translation is MSRPLVLMLIFYTSGIIIGYLLHLPAYLLLCGVLLAAAGAAVKRFAAKAEIAAKGNIRLYFYAAALLCGIFMCRLELYVLEGSIDFLAGRYTVFTGTVITEPDRRVDRTDYVVKTEMIEYSIHSDGTRAVTGFRPRGRVLVTIKGPGPEFGYGDRLQVAGVLQKTEDPGNPGEFNYKKYLEDRGIRLVLKSRNGAGLSKIGTGTVNPLVKFSIGLKGKLVSVINKNMPEKQAALMEGILFGSTGRINPEIKEDMALAGVAHILSVSGYHVGLVAGFIILAGNTLGLRKPVCDALAAATTGLYALMAGAGPAVTRALIMAWVLLLVRYVRQEYDWPSSMSLAGLIILITNPLALFEPGFQLSFLAAWGILCLAPLFKRLNRILPPLGQASSVAFAAQIAVFPVTAYYFNYFSLFFLPANLIIVPLISIVMLLGGIAAILGLFWNPPAEILSISAAAVLDVALLAAGVLAGLPFAAINLRPPGIIKITCYYLTLGLLIEFFRNYELRIRAKRLWYLNRSALVLAALGVLVVLLWGGMAYSKSGILEVTFIDVGQGDAALVQSPGGRNLLIDTGGFPDSPTGFDVGKQILLPFLNRKGVNDIDILVLTHPHLDHIQGASALLGKIKIKAIVVAPQFAQYAEGVELKQKLIERNIEIREVSGGENIYFGEDIILEVLSPNGSTAVNANDDSLVIRLGYRDFRIMFTGDAETVPLEAISASGQDCGAEIVKIPHHGSGNAWTEDFFRAADPEIAVISVGQNLFGHPSPKVLEGLKQMNIRVVRTDRDGAVTVRSDGYGYKVTTTKGMNRIGY
- a CDS encoding helix-hairpin-helix domain-containing protein, with the protein product MWTIDRKHLLMGVALLCAIVFGIGFKAGQMKEQKNFRPVIAQADSEQEKSTEDALGPDGAEGQGEVSDKVDPVINVHVAGAVEKPGVYTFAENARVLEGVNKAVPAKDADLAGINLAEVMLDQQQVIVPRRGEAAASAGISTASGASGNTVQTGNGRKTGKININTAGAAELVRLPGIGPATAQKIIDRRKQQGGFKDIREIMNVSGIGEKKYSDIKDQITV
- a CDS encoding DUF1858 domain-containing protein; amino-acid sequence: MNITRDMTVGDILKANPKTADVFRSLGMQCLGCPSATGETVAGAARTHGVSEADLLQKLNAVEQGEMSTAARALAQPRGAVLQRDKETFAIVPHMPGGITNVETLRKIADVAERYHAAALKCTSAQRIAIVGLKHGDVEKAWNDLQMDPGHAAGLCVRSIKICPATTFCKRGQQDAVGLGLELDKKYHGMDLPSKFKIAVSGCQNSCSEPAVRDLGIMGTPKGYVLMVGGNAGLNPRLGDKIAAELEPDQVLDLVDKIIKWYKDNGKHNERIGELIDRIGLDRLKQEVLGQVAARR